Proteins encoded within one genomic window of Polynucleobacter duraquae:
- the hisA gene encoding 1-(5-phosphoribosyl)-5-[(5-phosphoribosylamino)methylideneamino]imidazole-4-carboxamide isomerase produces MLLIPAIDLKDGHCVRLEQGDMDKATVFSEDPGAMAAHWISKGARRLHLVDLNGAFAGKLKNESAIKSILKAVGDEIPVQLGGGIRDLETIERLLDDGISTVIIGTAAVKSPGFVQDACTAFPGHIMVGLDARDGKVATDGWSKITGHEVIDLAKKFEDYGVEAIIYTDIGRDGMMKGINMDATIKLAQAIRIPVIASGGLSNNQDIEALCEAEVEGVMGVIAGRSIYAGDLDLTAAQKYADELTLKYAKKII; encoded by the coding sequence ATGCTGCTTATTCCTGCGATTGACTTAAAAGATGGCCATTGTGTTCGACTTGAACAAGGTGACATGGATAAAGCCACTGTTTTTTCTGAAGATCCTGGCGCAATGGCTGCGCATTGGATTAGCAAGGGAGCGCGTCGTTTACATCTGGTGGATTTGAATGGTGCGTTTGCCGGAAAACTTAAAAACGAATCGGCCATTAAATCCATTCTGAAAGCAGTGGGTGATGAGATTCCGGTTCAACTGGGTGGCGGCATTCGTGATTTAGAGACTATTGAACGTTTATTGGATGACGGTATTAGTACGGTGATTATTGGCACTGCGGCCGTGAAGAGTCCCGGCTTTGTGCAAGATGCTTGCACCGCTTTCCCAGGTCACATTATGGTGGGCTTAGATGCGCGTGATGGCAAAGTAGCTACAGATGGCTGGAGCAAGATTACGGGTCATGAAGTAATTGACCTTGCTAAGAAATTTGAAGATTATGGTGTTGAAGCCATCATCTATACCGACATTGGTCGTGATGGCATGATGAAGGGTATCAATATGGATGCCACGATTAAATTGGCTCAAGCTATTCGGATTCCGGTAATTGCTAGCGGTGGCCTATCAAATAACCAAGATATTGAAGCTTTGTGTGAAGCTGAAGTTGAAGGCGTTATGGGTGTGATTGCTGGACGCTCAATTTACGCTGGTGATTTGGACTTAACCGCGGCGCAAAAATATGCTGATGAGTTAACGCTCAAGTATGCCAAGAAAATTATCTAA
- a CDS encoding ABC transporter permease, translating to MKPILNKLPISYGSGFPTLLRKEIKRFYKVAFQTVAAPVLTAVLYLMIFGHVLEGKEVYGRLNYTAFLIPGLVMMSVLQNAFANTSSSLIQSKVTGNLVFVLLAPFSHLEFYAAYVLAAVFRGIVVGAGVLLITAWFTMPSFEYPLWIMAFALLGAAILGSMGLIAGIWADKYDQLAAFQNFIIMPATMLSGVFYSIHSLPAAWQVVSHFNPFFYMIDGFRYGFFGVSDISPWNSLAIVACFFVVVSAIALRLLQKGYKLRN from the coding sequence TTGAAGCCTATTTTAAATAAGCTACCAATCTCCTATGGGAGTGGTTTCCCAACGCTCTTGCGAAAAGAAATCAAACGTTTTTATAAGGTAGCGTTTCAGACCGTTGCTGCGCCAGTTCTTACTGCTGTTCTGTATTTAATGATCTTTGGACATGTGCTCGAAGGCAAAGAGGTTTACGGCCGCTTAAATTACACGGCCTTTTTGATTCCTGGCTTAGTCATGATGAGCGTGTTGCAGAATGCATTCGCCAATACTTCCTCATCGCTCATCCAGTCAAAGGTGACTGGTAATCTCGTATTTGTCTTGCTAGCCCCTTTTAGTCACCTAGAGTTTTATGCTGCCTATGTCTTGGCCGCAGTATTTCGTGGAATTGTTGTTGGCGCTGGCGTATTGCTGATTACCGCTTGGTTTACCATGCCATCTTTTGAATATCCCCTGTGGATCATGGCTTTCGCTTTGCTGGGCGCTGCAATTTTAGGAAGCATGGGTTTAATTGCTGGCATCTGGGCAGATAAATACGATCAATTAGCAGCTTTTCAGAATTTCATCATCATGCCAGCAACAATGCTGTCAGGCGTGTTTTACTCCATTCATTCTTTGCCAGCAGCATGGCAAGTGGTATCGCACTTCAATCCATTTTTCTACATGATCGATGGTTTCCGTTACGGCTTCTTTGGAGTGTCAGATATATCTCCTTGGAATAGTTTGGCGATTGTTGCATGCTTCTTTGTTGTGGTGTCAGCGATTGCTTTGCGTTTATTGCAAAAAGGTTACAAGCTTAGGAACTAA
- the hisH gene encoding imidazole glycerol phosphate synthase subunit HisH: MAQTIAIVDYGMGNLRSVYQAFHHVAPDANVLIALTPEEILTAERVVLPGQGAMPDCMKHLEESGLLEALFEAAKNKPLLGVCVGEQMLFDQSAEVRVNSSSAWTPCLGLIPGEVRRFELTGKVQPDGSAYKVPHMGWNQVRQDSQHPLWTGIPDLTSFYFVHSYYVVPQRKEDTVGSTEYGDWFTSAVAKDNIFATQFHPEKSAEYGLKLYKNFVSWQP, from the coding sequence GTGGCGCAAACCATTGCGATCGTTGACTACGGAATGGGTAACCTACGTTCCGTCTATCAGGCCTTTCATCATGTGGCGCCAGATGCCAATGTTCTGATTGCGCTCACCCCCGAAGAAATCCTCACCGCTGAGCGGGTAGTGCTTCCAGGGCAGGGTGCTATGCCTGATTGCATGAAGCACCTAGAAGAGTCGGGTTTATTAGAAGCATTATTTGAAGCCGCAAAAAATAAGCCTTTATTAGGTGTTTGCGTGGGTGAGCAGATGCTGTTTGATCAAAGCGCTGAAGTAAGAGTGAATTCCAGTTCAGCTTGGACTCCTTGCTTGGGATTGATTCCGGGCGAAGTGCGGCGTTTTGAGTTGACTGGAAAAGTACAACCAGATGGTTCCGCCTATAAGGTTCCCCATATGGGCTGGAATCAGGTTCGTCAGGATAGCCAGCATCCGCTTTGGACTGGCATTCCGGACTTAACCAGCTTTTATTTTGTGCATAGTTACTATGTTGTGCCGCAGCGTAAGGAAGATACTGTCGGCTCAACCGAATATGGCGATTGGTTTACTTCTGCTGTTGCAAAGGATAATATTTTTGCAACACAATTTCATCCAGAAAAAAGTGCAGAATACGGATTAAAGCTCTACAAAAATTTTGTTTCTTGGCAACCTTAA
- the hisG gene encoding ATP phosphoribosyltransferase, which produces MKLTLALSKGRIFEETAEILSKIGIRPLEDPEKSRKLIIETSNPDVRLIIVRASDVPTYVQFGGADFGVAGLDVLMENGTDGLYVPFDLNIAKCRMSVAVKEGFDYATAVKQGSRLKVATKYVNCAREHFANKGVHIDTIHLYGSMELAPLVGLADAIVDLVSTGNTLRANGLVEVEPIADISARLVVNQASYKRKRTQLQPFFELLK; this is translated from the coding sequence ATGAAGTTAACCCTAGCCCTCTCGAAGGGGCGCATCTTCGAAGAAACCGCTGAGATCTTATCCAAGATCGGTATTCGTCCGCTTGAGGATCCAGAAAAATCACGCAAACTCATTATTGAGACCTCTAATCCTGACGTGCGCCTGATTATTGTGCGTGCTTCAGATGTGCCGACCTACGTTCAGTTTGGCGGAGCTGATTTTGGAGTTGCTGGTCTAGACGTCTTAATGGAAAACGGCACCGATGGCTTATATGTTCCTTTTGATTTAAACATCGCAAAATGCCGCATGTCAGTTGCTGTCAAAGAAGGCTTTGATTACGCTACTGCGGTAAAGCAGGGTTCTCGTTTAAAAGTCGCAACAAAGTACGTTAATTGCGCACGCGAACACTTTGCTAACAAAGGTGTGCACATCGATACGATTCATTTGTATGGCTCGATGGAGCTAGCTCCATTGGTTGGCCTGGCGGATGCGATTGTGGATTTAGTATCCACTGGCAATACCTTGCGCGCTAATGGCTTAGTTGAGGTTGAGCCCATAGCTGATATCAGCGCACGCTTAGTGGTTAATCAAGCCTCTTATAAGCGTAAGCGTACACAGCTCCAGCCATTCTTTGAGTTGCTGAAGTAA
- a CDS encoding VacJ family lipoprotein: protein MSLLANIKRIVLLGLVGTMVGCASIPAGVAPSPHDPWEPFNRSVFEFNEGLDAYLLKPVVAGYRFVLPEFVRDGIYNFFSNYSDIYTALQNLLQGKPDYAFSDLMRVVVNTTFGLGGLIDMATPGGLPKHKEDWGQTFGVWGIPSGPYVVLPFFGPSNVRDTFGTAADLESDYLFRLLPDVALRNSLTGLRVVNARNTYYEAGDLLDGAAIDKYSFVRDAYIQRRQYQINEGREDEEVLMPPYQNPYE, encoded by the coding sequence ATGTCCTTGCTAGCAAATATCAAGCGCATAGTGTTACTGGGTTTGGTTGGGACCATGGTAGGTTGTGCATCCATTCCAGCTGGGGTTGCACCCTCTCCGCATGATCCATGGGAGCCATTTAACCGCTCCGTTTTTGAGTTCAATGAAGGCTTAGACGCCTATCTACTCAAGCCAGTAGTGGCTGGCTACCGCTTTGTCTTGCCAGAGTTTGTGCGCGACGGTATCTACAACTTCTTTAGTAACTACAGTGATATTTACACCGCATTGCAGAATCTTCTGCAGGGTAAGCCCGACTATGCCTTTAGCGATCTGATGAGGGTTGTAGTCAACACCACCTTTGGTTTAGGTGGCTTAATTGATATGGCAACTCCTGGAGGTCTTCCAAAGCATAAGGAAGATTGGGGTCAGACCTTTGGTGTTTGGGGTATTCCTTCTGGCCCTTATGTGGTTCTACCGTTCTTTGGGCCAAGCAATGTGCGAGATACCTTTGGTACTGCAGCTGATTTAGAGTCTGATTACCTATTTAGATTGCTCCCAGATGTTGCTTTGCGAAACAGCTTGACTGGTTTACGTGTGGTTAACGCACGTAATACCTATTACGAGGCAGGTGACTTATTGGATGGGGCTGCAATCGATAAATACAGTTTTGTGCGGGATGCCTATATTCAGAGGCGGCAATACCAAATTAATGAGGGTCGTGAAGACGAGGAGGTATTAATGCCTCCATACCAGAACCCCTACGAATAA
- the mlaD gene encoding outer membrane lipid asymmetry maintenance protein MlaD, translating to MRKSAIDVWVGIFVAIGLLAALFLALKVGNMNAVSFAPTYKISARFDNIGGLKPRAPVKSAGVVVGRIANISFDDKTYQATVTMTIEDTYKFPKDSSAKILTSGLLGEQYIGLEAGGSDDMLAAGDKITQTQSAIVLENLISQFLYNKAADSGQDKGSAK from the coding sequence ATGAGAAAAAGTGCAATTGATGTTTGGGTCGGAATCTTTGTAGCCATTGGTTTGTTGGCCGCTCTGTTTCTGGCATTGAAGGTTGGCAATATGAATGCCGTTTCTTTTGCGCCAACTTACAAAATTTCTGCGCGTTTTGACAACATTGGCGGACTTAAGCCACGCGCACCGGTCAAAAGTGCGGGTGTAGTTGTTGGACGTATTGCGAATATCTCTTTTGATGACAAAACATACCAAGCAACTGTCACCATGACCATTGAGGATACGTATAAGTTCCCTAAAGATTCGTCTGCCAAGATTTTGACTTCAGGCTTATTGGGTGAGCAATACATTGGTCTTGAGGCCGGCGGCTCTGATGATATGTTGGCTGCTGGAGATAAGATTACTCAGACTCAGTCGGCCATTGTTCTGGAAAATTTGATTAGTCAGTTTTTGTATAACAAAGCTGCCGATAGTGGTCAAGACAAGGGCTCAGCAAAATAA
- the hisD gene encoding histidinol dehydrogenase, protein MSADVKVKRLNSKDAGFKETLLSSLSLPMADDEAIDAAVVKILAQVKAKGDAAVLDFTKQFDRLNVSSVNELEISQEELKKAYEGLAVEQKNALDVAAQRVRAYHEKQKIEAGCHSWEYEEADGTRLGQKVTALDRVGIYVPGGKAAYPSSVLMNAIPAKVAGVRDVIMVVPTPDGARNSLVLAAAYLSGVDRVFTIGGAQAVGAIAYGTQTIPPVDKIVGPGNAYVAAAKRRVFGAVGIDMIAGPSEILVLCDGSSNPDWIAMDLFSQAEHDELAQSILLCPDEKFIEQVQTSINKLLPEMPRKKVIETSLTNRALLIQVKNMGEACEIANAIAAEHLEICATEPRKWAELIRHAGAIFMGNYTSESLGDYCAGPNHVLPTARTARFSSPLGVYDFIKRSSMIEVSEAGAQTLGAIASTLAHGEGLTAHARAAEMRLKK, encoded by the coding sequence ATGTCAGCAGACGTCAAAGTAAAACGCCTTAATAGTAAAGATGCCGGGTTTAAAGAAACTCTACTCTCTAGCCTTTCTTTACCGATGGCGGATGATGAGGCAATTGATGCTGCGGTAGTCAAAATCTTGGCACAAGTAAAAGCGAAGGGTGATGCTGCGGTATTAGATTTCACAAAGCAGTTTGATCGCTTAAATGTATCCAGTGTTAATGAGTTAGAGATCTCTCAAGAAGAACTAAAAAAAGCTTACGAAGGTTTGGCTGTTGAACAAAAAAATGCTCTCGATGTTGCTGCGCAGAGGGTACGTGCGTATCACGAGAAGCAAAAGATTGAGGCGGGTTGTCACTCTTGGGAATACGAAGAGGCAGACGGTACACGCTTAGGTCAAAAAGTTACCGCTTTAGATCGCGTTGGAATTTATGTGCCTGGTGGTAAAGCAGCATATCCATCTTCTGTTCTGATGAATGCGATCCCTGCAAAGGTTGCAGGTGTTAGAGATGTCATCATGGTGGTACCTACTCCCGATGGCGCTCGCAATTCTTTAGTCTTGGCTGCAGCTTATTTATCCGGCGTTGATCGCGTGTTTACGATTGGTGGCGCACAAGCTGTTGGTGCCATAGCGTATGGCACACAGACTATTCCTCCGGTGGACAAAATTGTTGGCCCTGGTAATGCGTATGTCGCAGCTGCTAAGCGCAGAGTATTTGGTGCCGTTGGTATCGATATGATTGCTGGCCCGTCAGAAATTTTAGTGCTCTGCGATGGCTCTAGTAACCCCGATTGGATTGCGATGGATTTGTTTTCGCAAGCTGAGCACGATGAGTTGGCGCAATCTATTTTGCTTTGTCCAGATGAGAAATTCATTGAACAGGTGCAAACAAGCATTAACAAGTTATTGCCGGAGATGCCTAGAAAGAAAGTGATTGAGACATCACTTACCAATCGCGCCTTATTGATTCAGGTAAAGAATATGGGTGAGGCCTGTGAGATTGCCAATGCCATTGCCGCTGAGCATTTAGAGATTTGCGCTACTGAGCCGCGCAAGTGGGCTGAGTTAATTCGCCATGCTGGCGCCATCTTTATGGGTAACTACACCAGTGAATCTTTAGGTGATTATTGCGCAGGCCCAAATCACGTTTTACCAACAGCACGCACAGCGCGTTTCTCATCCCCATTAGGTGTTTATGACTTCATTAAGCGCTCGAGCATGATTGAGGTTAGTGAAGCTGGAGCTCAAACGCTAGGGGCTATAGCTAGTACGCTCGCTCATGGTGAGGGCTTAACAGCTCATGCACGTGCTGCTGAGATGCGACTTAAAAAATAA
- a CDS encoding ABC transporter ATP-binding protein, which produces MHAAISIKNVSKNYGALQALDNISLSIEPGEFFGLLGPNGAGKTTLISILAGLVTTDGGHAAIMGADVQSQFRDARRMLGVVPQELVFDPFFTVRETLQFQSGYFGIRHNDAWIDEIMANLDLTNKADSNMRSLSGGMKRRVLVAQALVHRPPVIILDEPTAGVDVELRQSLWQFISRLNQDGHTIVLTTHYLEEAEALCQRIAMLKQGKIVALDTTANLLSQYGSVKKDGDGKTDLEDVFVNIMSGGAR; this is translated from the coding sequence ATGCACGCCGCAATATCAATTAAAAACGTATCTAAAAATTATGGCGCACTTCAAGCGCTAGATAATATTTCTTTATCCATCGAGCCAGGTGAATTCTTTGGCCTGCTGGGCCCGAATGGTGCGGGCAAGACAACACTCATATCCATATTGGCGGGTTTAGTTACTACAGATGGCGGACACGCTGCAATCATGGGTGCGGATGTTCAAAGTCAATTCCGTGATGCTCGCCGGATGCTAGGTGTTGTGCCGCAGGAGTTGGTATTCGACCCATTCTTTACGGTTAGAGAAACGCTGCAATTTCAGTCTGGCTATTTTGGAATTCGTCATAACGATGCTTGGATTGACGAGATCATGGCCAATTTGGATCTCACCAATAAAGCGGATAGCAATATGCGTTCCTTATCTGGTGGTATGAAGCGCCGAGTATTGGTAGCGCAGGCCTTAGTGCATAGACCGCCAGTCATTATTTTGGATGAGCCTACAGCTGGAGTTGACGTGGAGTTGCGTCAATCGCTTTGGCAATTTATTAGTCGCCTCAACCAAGATGGTCACACTATTGTTTTAACCACCCATTACCTTGAAGAGGCTGAAGCATTGTGTCAGCGCATTGCCATGCTTAAGCAAGGAAAGATTGTGGCCCTGGATACCACTGCCAATTTATTGAGCCAATACGGTTCAGTGAAAAAAGATGGTGATGGTAAAACAGATCTCGAAGATGTGTTTGTCAACATCATGTCGGGAGGTGCGCGTTGA
- the hisC gene encoding histidinol-phosphate transaminase produces the protein MSRFWSPVVQTLTPYTPGEQPQMQRLVKLNTNESPYGPSPLALAAINQQNTDDLRLYPDPEGAALKKAIADLHGLDPKQVFLGNGSDEVLAHVFLGLLKQSKPVQFPDITYSFYPVYCKLFGIDYQTVLLDSNFEIQTQNLKTPNGGIIFPNPNAPTGRAIPRSDIEALLRRNTDSVVVIDEAYVDYGTESCIPLLRGSAYPENLLVVHTLSKSRALAGLRVGFAVGHPALIEGLERVKNSFNSYPLGRLAQAGAIAAIQDQAHLEETSKKVIQTRERLVSELASLGFDTLPSTANFIFTRHPKHAGAKLYQALRDRGIIVRHFKSQRIEEFLRITIGTDEQTNELITALKEILANA, from the coding sequence ATGAGCCGCTTTTGGAGCCCCGTTGTTCAGACCCTCACCCCCTACACCCCTGGGGAGCAGCCGCAAATGCAGCGACTGGTGAAGCTCAATACGAATGAGAGCCCTTATGGCCCATCCCCGCTGGCCCTAGCCGCTATAAATCAGCAAAACACAGATGATTTGAGGCTCTATCCGGACCCGGAAGGAGCAGCCCTTAAAAAAGCTATTGCTGATTTGCACGGTCTAGACCCAAAACAGGTGTTTTTAGGAAATGGTTCCGACGAGGTATTGGCCCACGTATTTTTAGGCCTTCTCAAGCAATCCAAACCCGTTCAGTTTCCAGATATCACCTATAGCTTCTACCCAGTCTATTGCAAGTTATTTGGCATTGACTATCAAACAGTGCTCCTAGATTCTAATTTTGAGATCCAAACCCAAAACCTCAAAACCCCCAATGGCGGAATTATTTTTCCCAATCCCAATGCCCCAACTGGTCGAGCTATCCCGCGTTCAGATATCGAAGCCCTGCTCAGGAGAAATACAGACTCCGTAGTGGTGATCGATGAGGCCTATGTGGATTACGGCACTGAGTCTTGCATTCCACTTCTACGCGGAAGTGCTTACCCAGAAAACCTCTTAGTCGTACACACTTTATCTAAGTCTCGCGCCCTGGCAGGACTTCGCGTTGGGTTTGCAGTGGGGCATCCAGCTCTCATTGAAGGTCTTGAGCGTGTAAAAAATAGTTTTAACTCTTACCCACTAGGCCGCTTGGCTCAAGCGGGAGCAATTGCTGCAATACAAGATCAAGCCCATTTGGAAGAGACGAGTAAAAAAGTGATTCAGACTCGCGAGCGCTTAGTTTCTGAATTAGCTTCACTGGGCTTTGATACTTTGCCATCAACAGCCAACTTTATTTTTACGCGTCATCCTAAACATGCTGGCGCAAAGTTATATCAGGCCTTACGCGATCGCGGAATTATTGTGCGTCACTTCAAGTCGCAACGGATAGAAGAATTTCTGCGCATCACCATCGGTACCGATGAGCAAACGAATGAGTTGATTACTGCTTTGAAAGAAATTCTGGCTAACGCCTAA
- a CDS encoding BolA family protein — translation MLPTPEQIEGYIQQGLSCTHIKVEGDGQHFFATIVSPEFEGKRLIQRHQLVYGAMGDRMKAEVHALSIKAFTPEEFAQNTPT, via the coding sequence ATGTTGCCAACCCCAGAACAAATTGAAGGCTATATTCAGCAAGGCCTCTCGTGTACCCACATTAAAGTTGAGGGTGATGGCCAACATTTTTTTGCGACGATTGTGAGTCCGGAGTTTGAAGGTAAACGTTTGATTCAGCGTCATCAATTGGTATATGGCGCTATGGGTGACCGTATGAAGGCGGAGGTGCACGCTTTATCAATTAAAGCATTTACTCCTGAAGAGTTTGCACAAAATACCCCAACTTAA
- a CDS encoding MlaC/ttg2D family ABC transporter substrate-binding protein, whose translation MKSYTTLQQYCAVLISSFFLAVSGASAQAVDQSTPDALIKTVVSDVMASVKSDPEIQKGNIPRIVDLVEKKIVPYTDMRRTTEMAMGPNWKKATPEQQAQLVSEFKNLLIRTYSGALSQLRDQTIQFKPLRAAPDDKEVVVKTVVIGRGDPVPLDYRLEKTANGWRVYDMNIMGVWLVEAYRNQFANQISQNGVEGLVKFLQDRNKQLAAAKPAN comes from the coding sequence ATGAAAAGCTACACCACTCTTCAGCAATACTGTGCAGTATTGATATCAAGCTTTTTTTTAGCTGTTAGTGGCGCGAGCGCCCAAGCAGTGGATCAGTCCACGCCAGATGCTTTGATTAAGACCGTTGTTTCTGATGTGATGGCTTCTGTAAAGTCTGATCCGGAAATTCAAAAAGGGAATATCCCACGTATTGTTGATTTAGTGGAAAAGAAAATTGTTCCCTATACCGATATGCGGCGCACTACTGAAATGGCGATGGGCCCAAACTGGAAAAAAGCGACTCCAGAGCAACAGGCTCAATTAGTTTCTGAATTTAAGAATTTGCTGATTCGTACATACTCTGGTGCTCTAAGCCAACTGCGTGATCAAACAATCCAATTTAAGCCTTTGCGTGCAGCTCCCGACGACAAGGAAGTGGTTGTAAAAACTGTAGTCATTGGTCGCGGTGATCCGGTGCCACTTGACTACCGCCTTGAAAAAACAGCCAATGGCTGGAGAGTCTACGACATGAACATCATGGGCGTCTGGCTAGTCGAAGCTTATCGCAATCAGTTTGCTAATCAAATTAGCCAGAATGGTGTTGAAGGTTTGGTGAAGTTCTTGCAGGATCGCAATAAACAGCTTGCTGCTGCAAAGCCAGCAAACTAA
- the hisB gene encoding imidazoleglycerol-phosphate dehydratase HisB, protein MRQADVTRNTSETKIQIAINLDGTGKAELASGVPFLDHMLDQIARHGMIDLKVVANGDTHIDDHHTVEDVGITLGQAFAKAVGDKAGITRYGHSYVPLDETLSRVVIDFSGRPGLEFNVPFTRARVGDFDVDLSIEFFRGFVNHAGVTLHIDNLRGINAHHQIETVFKAFGRALRMALEIDPRASGVVPSTKGSL, encoded by the coding sequence ATGCGGCAAGCCGACGTTACCCGAAACACTTCGGAAACCAAAATTCAAATTGCTATCAATTTAGATGGCACAGGTAAAGCCGAGCTAGCCTCTGGCGTACCCTTCCTAGACCATATGTTGGATCAAATTGCCCGTCACGGCATGATTGACCTCAAAGTAGTGGCAAATGGCGATACCCATATTGATGATCACCATACTGTTGAGGATGTGGGTATTACCTTGGGCCAAGCCTTTGCTAAGGCAGTTGGCGATAAGGCGGGTATTACCCGCTACGGCCACTCCTACGTTCCTTTAGATGAAACCCTTTCTCGCGTAGTCATCGACTTTTCTGGTCGTCCAGGGTTGGAGTTCAACGTGCCATTTACCCGTGCACGTGTGGGTGACTTTGACGTGGATCTCAGCATCGAGTTCTTCCGTGGTTTTGTAAACCACGCCGGAGTGACTCTGCATATCGATAACTTACGTGGCATTAATGCCCACCACCAAATTGAAACTGTGTTCAAGGCCTTTGGTCGTGCATTGCGTATGGCTTTAGAGATTGATCCACGCGCATCCGGTGTTGTTCCTTCCACTAAGGGCAGTCTCTAA
- a CDS encoding STAS domain-containing protein: MPFLLPSSVTQDNVLQLEKDGLLNLATLRVIDCRNLKDFDSTVLTVLLAWQKKLQADGQQIAVQNAPEKLIVLAGVYGVAQLLGLS; this comes from the coding sequence ATGCCATTTTTATTACCCAGTTCAGTGACGCAAGACAATGTTTTGCAGTTAGAAAAAGATGGCCTCCTAAATCTTGCGACATTAAGAGTAATAGATTGCCGCAATCTCAAGGATTTTGACTCTACCGTGCTCACAGTCTTGTTGGCATGGCAGAAGAAATTACAAGCTGATGGACAGCAGATTGCCGTGCAAAATGCACCTGAAAAATTAATCGTATTAGCCGGTGTATATGGTGTTGCCCAGTTGCTAGGTTTGTCATAG
- the murA gene encoding UDP-N-acetylglucosamine 1-carboxyvinyltransferase translates to MDKLRMVGGTPLKGEVLIAGAKNAALPILCACLLTDQPITLSNVPDLQDVRTMLKLLQEIGVTVTFPDEDDRNCVVLNAANIKSSEATYEMVKTMRASILVLGPLLARMHSAKVSLPGGCAIGARPVDQHIKGLKAMGATIKIKSGYIQAETKSATGRLQGASILTDMITVTGTENLLMAATLASGTTILENAAREPEVGDLAELLVKMGAKITGIGSDRLVIEGVEKLHSAEHAVIADRIEAGTFLCAVAATGGEVLVKHCRPDTLDAVIVKLKEAGLEMEVGPDWIKASMKGRPKAVSFRTSEYPAFPTDMQAQLMAVNAIAQGNATITETIFENRFMHVQEMNRLGADIAIEGNTAIAQGVEKLSGAIVMATDLRASASLVIAGLAAQGETQVDRIYHLDRGYDRMEQKLTLLGANIQRIK, encoded by the coding sequence ATGGATAAATTACGAATGGTCGGCGGCACCCCCCTGAAGGGTGAAGTGCTGATTGCTGGCGCCAAGAATGCGGCTCTGCCAATTTTGTGCGCTTGCTTGCTTACTGATCAGCCTATCACTTTGAGTAATGTTCCTGACTTACAAGATGTACGGACTATGCTCAAGCTCCTTCAGGAAATTGGTGTGACTGTCACCTTTCCAGATGAGGATGATCGCAATTGCGTAGTGCTTAACGCGGCCAATATTAAGAGTTCTGAAGCAACTTATGAGATGGTCAAAACCATGCGTGCTTCTATTTTGGTTTTGGGTCCATTACTTGCCAGAATGCACAGCGCTAAGGTTTCTCTGCCAGGTGGTTGCGCTATTGGGGCGCGTCCAGTCGATCAGCACATCAAGGGCTTAAAAGCCATGGGTGCCACCATCAAGATTAAGAGTGGCTATATTCAGGCAGAAACTAAATCTGCTACGGGTCGTCTTCAAGGCGCTTCTATTTTGACCGACATGATTACCGTAACCGGTACAGAAAATTTACTAATGGCTGCTACTTTGGCATCAGGCACAACCATATTGGAGAACGCGGCACGTGAACCGGAAGTCGGTGACTTAGCTGAGCTACTCGTCAAAATGGGCGCAAAGATTACCGGTATCGGTAGCGATCGCTTGGTGATTGAGGGGGTTGAAAAGCTCCACAGTGCAGAACATGCTGTGATTGCAGACCGAATTGAAGCCGGCACATTCTTGTGCGCAGTTGCTGCCACTGGTGGTGAGGTGCTAGTGAAGCACTGTCGTCCAGACACATTAGATGCTGTGATTGTTAAGCTCAAAGAAGCTGGCTTAGAAATGGAAGTCGGTCCTGACTGGATCAAGGCTTCCATGAAGGGTCGTCCCAAGGCAGTTAGTTTCCGCACTTCAGAATATCCAGCCTTTCCGACAGACATGCAGGCGCAGCTCATGGCAGTCAATGCGATTGCACAGGGCAATGCCACCATTACTGAAACCATCTTTGAAAATCGCTTCATGCACGTTCAAGAGATGAACCGTCTCGGTGCTGATATCGCAATTGAGGGAAATACGGCAATTGCCCAAGGCGTGGAGAAACTGTCTGGTGCTATCGTGATGGCCACCGATTTACGTGCTTCTGCCAGCCTAGTGATTGCCGGCTTAGCGGCCCAAGGAGAAACCCAGGTAGACCGGATTTATCACTTAGATCGGGGATATGACCGTATGGAGCAAAAGTTGACCCTCTTGGGGGCCAACATTCAGCGGATCAAGTAA